A single genomic interval of Calditrichota bacterium harbors:
- a CDS encoding YceI family protein, whose protein sequence is MRKFLTIIFTMFAVFSSTFAGNYNLDKSHSNVGFNVDHMVIATVSGNFSDFSVSLNFDENNLSDFAVEAAIKIASVNTDNEKRDKHLASPDFFDAAQFPEMTFKSTKLEKTAKGYIAHGTLTMRGVSKEIALPFAVKGPIKDPWGNTRIGIKASTEINRKDFGVSWSKTMDNGGLIASDEVEIVINAEFIQAK, encoded by the coding sequence ATGCGTAAATTTTTAACAATTATTTTCACAATGTTTGCGGTATTTTCAAGTACATTTGCTGGAAATTATAATCTTGATAAAAGCCATAGTAATGTTGGTTTCAATGTCGATCACATGGTGATTGCTACTGTATCAGGAAATTTTTCTGATTTTTCAGTTTCATTAAATTTTGATGAAAATAATCTGTCCGATTTTGCTGTTGAGGCCGCCATCAAGATTGCAAGCGTGAATACAGACAATGAAAAAAGAGACAAACATTTAGCAAGTCCCGATTTTTTTGATGCAGCTCAGTTTCCTGAAATGACTTTTAAAAGTACAAAGCTGGAAAAGACTGCAAAAGGTTATATCGCTCATGGCACATTAACTATGCGTGGGGTAAGCAAAGAGATCGCCTTACCATTTGCTGTAAAAGGTCCAATAAAAGATCCTTGGGGTAACACACGGATTGGTATTAAAGCCTCGACAGAAATTAACCGTAAAGATTTTGGGGTTAGCTGGAGCAAAACAATGGACAATGGTGGTCTTATTGCCAGCGATGAAGTTGAAATTGTTATAAATGCTGAATTTATACAAGCTAAATAA
- a CDS encoding T9SS type A sorting domain-containing protein, whose amino-acid sequence MGFLKKFLLAFFSVTFAVTISYHFLQPSTDYISRKEKDRPYSKAQRIGEAFKLDFKKTVDPNLGYVPKERLTEARKIADQKIKTRNLRKSAVASATWTERGPDNVGGRTRALMWDPNTINKVWAGSSSGGLWYINDITNASATWTKVDDFWDNIGVVSIAYDPNNTNIFYAGTGENWRQGDFRGEGIWKSTDAGATWAQLQSSTAFYYVNDLVVRNESGSSVLYACTDYGYDKGQWHGSGSNGIMRSTDGGLTFTKVGPNIAGKTHPIAGGDIEIAADNRIWVGSVKNAWGEGGGIIMYSDDGTSWTVDSTSYHTISGVGRIDLAVAPSNASVLYGLVEANSVVQNVIYTSNKGASWQNKTEPNDQDPGIPSSDFSRGQAWYDLIIQVDPNDANTAICGGIDLFKTTNAASSWSQLSHWYGLFGLYPEVHADQHQIMFKTGSSSEVIFANDGGVFYSSNGGTSFTMMNNDYNVTQFYACAIHPTSATDHFLAGAQDNGSHSFTSSGMNSTTEVSGGDGAYTHIDQDEPTYQFTSYVYNNFYRSTNGGSSFSSVDHADDGHFINPSDYDDANDRMYAADKDGFYLLWSNPQSGSSFTEKSLTALSGQQVSAVTVSPHTANRVFFGTENGDLIRVDNAHASTSETVINSGFGMPTSWINCVEIDPNDENHIVLIFSNFGISNVWETTDGGTSWSDCEGDLPDMPIRWALINPDNEKEVLLATELGVWSTDMLNGTETKWEPANASQANVRTDMLKTRSSDNLVIAATHGRGLWSTDVFANVNAGFSVSNTIAYVNQSISFTDGSIKATSWSWNFGDGNSSTSQNPSHSYTNPGTYTVALTINAGADTETRTNLIHVMPSLGTPFTPALGGNFESNPNYFDSESTNGFIDVWEMGTPTNALTTLNSGTNGWKTLLDSDASVGNYTSVLYTPSFNFTAAGSYSLHFRKSMEASGSNAPFGVFVEYSINDGATWTRLGSNGDGNGTNWYDQSTHDVATGGHAWSGNYSNEATSYDCSSLAGNSSVAFRFVFMMSKFYTAGYNQDGFMIDDFEIQGETNDTSLPVELSSFTVAQTSVGKGFKLQWKTESELENAFWIIEKKSSGTSFIEIAQLNGQGTKATATEYSFLDQDVDYNSTYTYRIADISYAGKIEYHDEITATLKLPQKFELAQNYPNPFNPSTTINYSLAKDENVKLEVYSISGQLVKTLVKENQSAGNYNVVFEANNLASGIYIYRLSSGKQTSIRKMTLLK is encoded by the coding sequence ATGGGATTCTTAAAGAAATTCCTGCTTGCTTTTTTTTCAGTTACTTTCGCCGTTACTATTTCATACCATTTTTTACAGCCGTCAACAGACTATATTTCCAGAAAAGAAAAAGACCGTCCATACAGTAAAGCGCAGCGTATTGGTGAAGCCTTTAAGCTTGATTTCAAAAAAACTGTTGATCCTAATTTAGGTTATGTGCCAAAGGAAAGGCTGACTGAAGCCCGCAAAATTGCGGATCAAAAAATTAAAACACGCAACCTAAGAAAATCTGCTGTGGCCAGCGCAACCTGGACTGAACGAGGGCCGGATAATGTTGGCGGGCGGACAAGAGCTTTGATGTGGGACCCCAATACTATAAACAAAGTGTGGGCAGGGAGTTCGAGCGGTGGTTTATGGTACATCAATGACATTACAAATGCTTCTGCAACATGGACAAAAGTAGATGATTTTTGGGATAATATCGGTGTTGTGTCAATTGCCTACGATCCAAATAATACAAATATATTTTATGCCGGTACAGGCGAAAACTGGCGTCAGGGTGACTTTCGCGGTGAAGGGATCTGGAAAAGTACAGATGCCGGAGCAACCTGGGCACAGCTTCAATCATCAACTGCATTTTATTATGTTAATGATTTAGTTGTCCGAAACGAAAGCGGTTCTTCTGTATTATATGCATGCACAGATTATGGCTACGATAAAGGCCAGTGGCATGGTTCCGGTAGCAACGGCATAATGCGCTCAACCGACGGTGGATTAACATTTACAAAAGTCGGTCCAAATATAGCCGGGAAAACGCATCCAATCGCCGGGGGTGATATTGAGATTGCAGCAGATAACCGCATCTGGGTTGGTTCTGTAAAAAATGCCTGGGGCGAAGGCGGTGGCATTATTATGTATTCTGATGATGGGACAAGCTGGACTGTTGATTCTACCAGCTATCACACAATTTCAGGTGTAGGAAGAATTGACCTTGCCGTTGCGCCTTCAAATGCCAGCGTGCTTTATGGTTTGGTTGAAGCCAACAGCGTTGTACAAAATGTGATTTATACAAGTAATAAAGGTGCTTCATGGCAAAACAAAACTGAACCAAACGATCAGGACCCTGGAATCCCTTCATCAGACTTCAGCCGTGGACAAGCCTGGTATGACCTTATAATTCAGGTAGATCCAAATGATGCCAACACTGCAATCTGTGGTGGAATTGATCTTTTTAAAACAACCAATGCAGCAAGTAGCTGGAGCCAATTATCGCATTGGTATGGATTGTTTGGTCTCTATCCGGAAGTGCATGCCGATCAACACCAAATTATGTTTAAGACAGGTTCTTCATCCGAGGTGATTTTTGCAAATGATGGCGGTGTTTTTTACTCCTCAAATGGCGGTACATCATTTACAATGATGAATAATGATTATAATGTCACTCAATTTTATGCCTGTGCAATCCACCCAACATCAGCAACTGATCATTTTCTGGCTGGTGCGCAAGATAATGGTAGCCATAGCTTTACATCGTCCGGCATGAACAGCACAACCGAAGTTTCCGGTGGTGACGGGGCTTACACACACATTGATCAGGATGAACCGACTTACCAGTTTACTTCTTATGTTTATAATAATTTTTATAGATCTACAAATGGCGGTAGTTCATTCAGCAGTGTCGACCATGCGGATGATGGTCATTTCATAAATCCATCTGATTACGATGATGCCAATGACAGAATGTATGCAGCCGATAAAGATGGCTTTTATTTGTTATGGAGCAATCCACAAAGTGGCAGCAGCTTTACAGAAAAAAGTTTAACTGCTTTGTCCGGCCAACAGGTCTCTGCGGTAACTGTTTCACCCCATACAGCAAACCGTGTATTTTTTGGAACTGAAAATGGTGATCTGATCAGGGTAGACAATGCACATGCTTCCACATCGGAAACTGTAATCAACAGTGGATTTGGTATGCCTACATCCTGGATAAATTGTGTTGAAATTGATCCCAATGATGAAAACCATATTGTACTCATTTTTAGCAACTTTGGTATCAGCAATGTTTGGGAAACCACCGATGGCGGTACAAGCTGGAGTGATTGCGAAGGTGACTTACCCGATATGCCAATCCGCTGGGCATTAATAAACCCGGATAATGAGAAGGAAGTTTTACTGGCTACTGAACTTGGTGTATGGTCAACGGACATGCTAAACGGCACGGAAACAAAATGGGAACCGGCAAATGCATCGCAGGCAAATGTACGAACCGACATGTTAAAAACACGCTCATCCGATAATCTTGTAATTGCTGCAACGCATGGACGCGGATTATGGTCGACCGATGTTTTTGCAAATGTTAATGCCGGCTTTTCAGTGAGCAACACGATTGCTTATGTAAACCAGTCAATAAGTTTTACCGATGGCTCAATCAAGGCAACTTCATGGTCCTGGAATTTTGGCGACGGCAATTCTTCAACAAGCCAAAACCCAAGCCATTCTTATACAAATCCCGGAACGTACACAGTTGCATTAACAATAAACGCAGGTGCAGATACTGAGACCAGGACTAACCTGATCCATGTGATGCCAAGTTTAGGAACACCTTTCACTCCGGCACTTGGCGGAAATTTTGAATCAAATCCAAACTATTTTGACAGCGAATCCACTAATGGTTTTATCGATGTTTGGGAAATGGGAACACCGACCAACGCATTGACAACTTTAAATTCCGGAACAAATGGCTGGAAAACCCTTCTCGATTCTGATGCATCAGTTGGCAACTATACAAGTGTGCTCTATACACCAAGTTTTAATTTTACAGCCGCGGGAAGTTATTCGCTCCATTTCAGAAAAAGCATGGAAGCCTCCGGATCAAATGCACCATTTGGTGTTTTTGTTGAATACTCTATCAACGATGGCGCGACCTGGACAAGGCTGGGAAGCAATGGAGATGGGAATGGTACAAATTGGTATGATCAGAGTACACACGATGTAGCAACTGGCGGACATGCCTGGTCGGGAAATTATTCAAACGAAGCTACGTCTTATGATTGCTCTTCACTTGCAGGAAATTCGTCTGTAGCATTTCGTTTTGTTTTTATGATGTCAAAGTTTTATACAGCCGGTTATAATCAGGATGGATTTATGATCGATGACTTTGAAATCCAGGGCGAAACCAATGACACTTCCCTTCCTGTGGAATTATCTTCTTTTACTGTTGCACAAACATCGGTTGGGAAAGGTTTTAAATTGCAATGGAAAACAGAATCGGAACTGGAAAACGCTTTTTGGATAATTGAAAAAAAATCATCAGGAACGTCTTTTATAGAAATAGCGCAGCTAAATGGCCAGGGCACAAAAGCCACGGCAACCGAATACTCTTTTCTTGATCAGGATGTAGATTATAATTCTACTTATACCTATCGAATTGCTGATATTTCTTATGCCGGAAAAATTGAATATCATGATGAAATTACAGCGACTTTAAAGTTGCCTCAAAAGTTTGAATTGGCTCAAAACTATCCAAACCCGTTCAACCCATCTACAACAATAAATTATTCGTTAGCAAAAGATGAGAATGTAAAACTTGAAGTTTATAGTATATCCGGACAGTTGGTTAAAACTCTGGTTAAGGAAAATCAATCTGCTGGTAATTACAATGTAGTTTTTGAAGCGAATAATCTGGCTAGCGGGATTTATATCTACAGGCTTAGTTCGGGCAAGCAAACCTCAATTCGTAAAATGACGCTTTTAAAATAA